One Populus nigra chromosome 16, ddPopNigr1.1, whole genome shotgun sequence genomic window, agttgcttggaaaaaagaaagaaaatcaactcaaacaaatttgcaacaaataaataacaaaaaaaaaaattcaactaaaaaaaattcatatgaaaaaaatgaagttgcgattgctaaaaatttaaaaatcctataaataaatcaattaaaaattgatctcatatgaaaaaaaaaatcctacaacaacattcatacaattgttgagaacaaaaaaaaattaaaaataaaataaaataacaaatatagtgaaaaaaaacatgaaaaaaggagaaaaaaaaacttaccttaatgtagttgcaagtgaagctgagaagagaaaagaaacaaattcgtaaagtatattaattaaaaaaaaactgagaagagaaaagaagaaatgagaAGAAGACATGCCTGAGCATGAAGGAGACgagaaggagttgaggagaggagagaagagaagaaaaagaaagggatgtcaatttttttacatgtgaagaagaagaagaagaagaagaaaggaggttCGTCTATTGTGAAATTAGGGATTCTAAACTTTTTATTGGGGTATTTTACTGacgaataattaaatattaatatttttaattattttgtcggtaattacgtcagtaatatttaatttaaattttcaatttaataaaaatatttttgaaaccacCAAATATCACCAATGACTtttgaatccgtcggtgattccgtctgtaatatttaatttacaatttcAACTTAATCACAATTTTTCAGAAACCCGTCAAATAACACCGACAACTTTTCATTTCGTCaatgattttgtctgtaaagaacAAGTAATTAACAATGCAATTAGAAAGTGAACAGTTTCAGAGCTCTATGGAAAATATCGATGGAATTTTTCGTTGgtgattttctttgtaattgacatgatgaacagtgttaaCATTTTACCAATAATTTTACTGACGGAATAAATTCCATCAGTATTTCCATTGATATATATAACACGTCATTgtattttttggctttttttaaatttttttcccgACTGTAATTCTCTCAGTATATATCGAGAGAATATTTTTATCGGTAAAATTCACTATAATTTACTGACAAAACATTTCTGTCGGTActtctatttgtatttattaattttctagtaatgATTGGATCAATTTCAAGGTCAAAGACCAAGAAgattaaaaagatattcaataggctaattcaaaatattaaggtCAAGTCAAGCTTCAAGATTACAACAAGAAAAATGAGACTTTAATGAATGTAATCTATGTAAAGGAAGAAGTTAGTTCTTGGGGGCTTGAGGCATGCATATTGGATTTATTTTCGTGACATGATATTTTATGGTAATGAGTATAACTTCTGATTTGACTAATGgatcaaaaataaagtttttcgAAAAGATTCTAaggttattattttatataaggttaaaatttaatacCAATCAGACATTAGAAAGGCTTTGTGATAAAGCTTGGAAGTTACTATTTAAGATTTGCAAAATTTTCCTTGTTGAtttaagatctttttttttatttagaattttattttatttttctatcctTATTTAGGATATTTAATTATACAGAAAATaatgtgatattttatttagattttttgatattttaatttcagaAAGAATATTGTGTGTGCAAGGTTGTTTCTCTTGGTTTTTCATTAAACTCttcaaaacttatcaaaaatTACTTCTTTGTGACATTCATCTTTATATTATAATTcttgattatttataattaataattttgtgttttcatCCAATAAATATAGTTTATTGGTTCATGTAACTGTTGGGTTAAGTTCTTTTCAATCTGATTTGAACTTTCTTGGGTTGTATTCAATCTTGATTATGGATTTTAGAGTTTTTATCCTCTGAATTTGCATATGTTGATATCAGGGCCTatatttaaaatcatgttttacctatctttaaatttttcatgccattgttcatgttttattttaaaattttgtttttttttgttcttgtttatcaattattgaattgaggcaactattaaagaaaaagtttaagaagaagaaaagaaattgcaatttgttttttttcataacttgatattacaaaaaaaattgaagatataagggtttatttatttatattttttttataattggtgGAGATTTTTATccaataattatgatttcttggTTTAGATAATCATTAAATcgggttttttaatataattttaactttcTTGAATTGTGTTTAATCTTGATTGTAGTTCTAAAATTCCTATCTTCCGAGTTAAcatcaaaaaagataaaatctaaCAAAGTAACATGCATACctaattataacataataactttgtaaattaaaagattaaagatACAACTTTATGAACAACACACgaataaaagaattatatacaaaatatcTTAAACAAATTGTATAGTATAGTTGTTAAAATACTAAGAATGTAAAAGAAATCGCCATATTTAAGTATGCATGTTACTTTGTCAAGTCTCAAGTCTTGTTCGCACCCTGCAGGAATTAAGGTGACCTTGTATCTTATTACAAAAGACACAGTCTCTgtctaaaacaataataaaaaagtcatGGTCTTGAACAAAATTCTGATCCAAGTAAATTGTAAGTTGGTCACTCTCAAGTACCAAATTAATCggtcatacaaaaaaaaaatgtcaccaCTTGACAAATGACTCAAAAGAAAGGTTAAAATCATTTTCATCAATGCCATAATCGTAGAGTAATCTTCAATGTAGTAATGTAGGTGCAAGCTGCAACCATGGCTGCAGAGTGCCTGGTAGGAACTTCCTAGCAAACAGAAAACACAGTGAAGAAGCATTGCCATTATAAGTGCAGTTTTCACCAAACCTTATGCGATCCAAGAACTCATCAGAAATATCTTGCTTCACAAACCTTCCAGGATGCGGACCTGCCTTGGACCAATCAACCCAAGTAATGCTCCTATTCGAATTTTGTTCTGGGCAACGAATATTCACTAACGTTGGAATATAATGTTCATCCATGTAACATGGAGGGCTACAATGCTCGCTGAAGATGCGATAATACTTGGTATCGGATATGATTTCAACGGCGAGTTTCCGATGTACCTCGAACCATTGAGACCCCTTGCGCCAATCTGAAATGGTGATTGCAGGGAGCATTTTCGGATTGTACCTGCCACGCCCTACCTTTCTTGGATCATCATATGACCCTATGAAGCTTTCGTTGGCATTAACAAGGTAGTTATATACTGTTGTGAAGTTGAATATAGGGATGCATGTTTCTGAGAGCAACACAAATCTCTCGTTAGATACATCGAGAAGGGCATTGGCTAGTAGACGCCTCTCTGCGTCGATCATCGACGGTCTTCCCCATTCCACAGGCTGACATATATAATGGGAAAAGAATCAGAAAAAGGTTTTTTCATCATAGAAGATCTAATTGATTTCGAATTATCAGCTTGCACTTGGAATAATAGAAGGGTGGCTATTCCATCATATAACTTAAAGGTATAATTCATAGACCATATTGAGTAAACTATCCTAAAGTTTTGCTGTGGTGTTCTTAGGCTATATGCAAGAGAATTCATTTCAGGAAAATCAATAAACAGGTCTCAGTAATTTTTCAGCCTGCTGCTTCATATATTTAGCTTTCATTTCGTCCCATTTCTTTAGGAttagaaatacaaatttggGATTATCCTGTACCTACACTCTTCAGATATTTTTCTATGCTATTCAATTTGAGAAACTATTTTGAAAACTGATAATTCTACCATGTCAACACTTTTACTTTCCTGTTTTTCTGGTTGTTATTTACATGCACACATAGAAATCAGCAAGAGGATGGAAAAGACTCACCTTGCTTGGAATTCTTCTTCCATGGAAAACAGAACCCTCAGGCACTGAATCATTGTAAGAGGGGTGATGGTGAACATATATAGTATAAAGCCCTTCATGGCCTCTAAAGAACTTCTCCCACAAAGGAGCCAAAGGTATAGGTCCCTTGGTCAAGAACATAAAAGCAACTTTACGGACATGTTGATCACGTCCAAAATTTTGACTCCCTCGTATCATTGATGCTCGAGAAAACAACTCGTCATCATCCATTTTGTGCACAAGCGGTGGCCTAACATCGGGTAAAAGGGTTGGTAGCGATGCTGGTGGTGGAAATGGTTTTgttagtggtg contains:
- the LOC133675710 gene encoding glycosyltransferase BC10-like — encoded protein: MGNEQQQSSSIAKVINSHLQLSHVFHFLFFVFGLSFGITISSYLKCFFDSHATMFSLTLPPPPQVPPPPQVLPLQPPPPPPPPPPLTKPFPPPASLPTLLPDVRPPLVHKMDDDELFSRASMIRGSQNFGRDQHVRKVAFMFLTKGPIPLAPLWEKFFRGHEGLYTIYVHHHPSYNDSVPEGSVFHGRRIPSKPVEWGRPSMIDAERRLLANALLDVSNERFVLLSETCIPIFNFTTVYNYLVNANESFIGSYDDPRKVGRGRYNPKMLPAITISDWRKGSQWFEVHRKLAVEIISDTKYYRIFSEHCSPPCYMDEHYIPTLVNIRCPEQNSNRSITWVDWSKAGPHPGRFVKQDISDEFLDRIRFGENCTYNGNASSLCFLFARKFLPGTLQPWLQLAPTLLH